From the genome of Bactrocera oleae isolate idBacOlea1 chromosome 2, idBacOlea1, whole genome shotgun sequence, one region includes:
- the Calx gene encoding sodium/calcium exchanger Calx isoform X7: protein MALIMVNRQRSSRDCTILAIFCLLLVCTTTLRLVYGAETPNNGSINNLDAVGNKPNDDKVTRNTDVAGANSDVSAVAKAGGAGSGGGGDVADVGGDTPKANQNNNNDAVGSNDNGVVDGDDDDDDNGNADDANDGDNVTALSQHSGSSLQCKDGLVLKVWMPIDNVSTGDRVARGLVYFLAMTYLFIGVSIVSDRFMAAIEVITSKEKEVVIKKKGGETQVVVVRVWNETVANLTLMALGSSAPEILLSVIEMFQKGFEAGDLGPGTIVGSAAYNLFVIIALCIAVIPNGQVRKIKHLRVFIVTAAWSLFAYVWLYLILAQISPGRVEVWEGLLTFIFFPTTVLTAYIADRRLLIYKYLDKNYRMNKRGVIVSAEGDAVLEMNRHESIKELAENEEMKDFEDARREYISTLKELRKKYPQSDLEQLEMMAQEQLINRGPKSRAFYRIQATRKMMGSGNIMRKVQERALTDLNEVKAQLQRVEVEAEDDDTTVRICFEPGHYTVMESCGEFELRVVRRGDLSGYTTVDYQTEDGSAEAGSDYIGKKGVLTFPPGVDEQRFKIEVIDDDVFEQDEHFYVRLSNPSDPAILAVPKVATVMILDDDHAGIFAFNQKTHDFAESIGTYDLKVQRYSGARGKVIIPYWTEDGTGKAGKDYEPVQGELVFENNETEKFIPLGIIEEGSYEKDVLFYVNIGEPIIAPA from the coding sequence ATGGCGCTAATTATGGTAAATAGACAGCGATCCAGTCGCGATTGCACTATTTTGGCGATCTTCTGTCTGCTCTTGGTGTGCACAACAACGCTTAGACTTGTCTACGGCGCTGAGACGCCGAACAACGGTAGCATCAATAATTTGGATGCCGTTGGCAACAAACCAAATGATGATAAAGTGACTCGTAATACGGACGTGGCGGGGGCAAACTCGGACGTGAGTGCTGTTGCTAAAGCCGGCGGTGCCGGTAGTGGTGGTGGAGGCGACGTGGCAGACGTTGGCGGTGACACACCGAAAGCAAAtcagaataataataatgatgctGTTGGTAGCAATGATAACGGTGTtgttgatggtgatgatgatgatgatgataatggTAATGCTGATGATGCTAATGATGGCGATAATGTTACCGCCTTGTCGCAGCACAGCGGCAGTTCATTGCAATGCAAAGACGGTCTGGTGCTTAAAGTTTGGATGCCAATTGACAATGTGAGTACCGGCGATCGCGTTGCGCGGGGCCTTGTGTACTTCCTGGCGATGACGTATTTGTTCATTGGCGTTTCAATTGTGTCAGATCGTTTTATGGCGGCGATTGAAGTGATCACGTCCAAGGAGAAGGAGGTAGTTATCAAGAAAAAGGGCGGCGAAACACAGGTGGTTGTGGTGCGCGTCTGGAACGAGACCGTTGCCAATTTGACGCTGATGGCGTTGGGTTCCAGCGCGCCGGAGATACTCTTGTCCGTTATTGAAATGTTTCAGAAGGGTTTTGAAGCTGGCGATTTGGGTCCGGGCACAATTGTCGGCTCGGCCGCTTATAACCTATTTGTCATTATTGCCCTTTGTATTGCCGTCATACCGAATGGTCAAGTGCGCAAGATCAAACATCTTCGGGTATTCATTGTAACGGCCGCTTGGTCTCTGTTTGCCTACGTTTGGTTGTACTTGATCTTGGCGCAGATTTCACCGGGGCGCGTCGAAGTCTGGGAGGGTCTATTGACATTCATTTTCTTCCCCACTACCGTGCTGACGGCTTATATAGCCGACAGACGTTTGTTGATTTATAAATATCTTGACAAGAACTATCGCATGAATAAGCGAGGCGTTATTGTGAGCGCCGAGGGCGACGCCGTACTTGAGATGAATCGTCATGAAAGCATCAAGGAGCTGGCCGAGAATGAAGAGATGAAAGACTTCGAGGATGCACGACGTGAATACATTTCAACGCTGAAAGAACTGCGTAAGAAGTACCCACAAAGCGATCTGGAGCAATTAGAAATGATGGCACAGGAGCAATTGATTAATCGAGGCCCCAAATCACGCGCTTTCTATCGCATACAAGCCACCCGTAAGATGATGGGCAGCGGCAATATAATGCGCAAAGTGCAGGAGCGTGCTCTCACCGATCTCAATGAGGTGAAAGCACAGCTGCAGCGCGTCGAAGTGGAGGCCGAAGACGATGATACGACGGTACGCATCTGCTTCGAGCCCGGCCACTACACTGTCATGGAGAGTTGTGGTGAATTTGAGTTGCGCGTTGTGCGTCGCGGTGATTTATCCGGTTATACGACCGTCGATTATCAAACCGAAGATGGTTCCGCCGAAGCCGGTAGCGATTATATTGGTAAGAAGGGTGTACTCACATTTCCGCCGGGTGTCGATGAGCAACGCTTCAAAATTGAAGTTATCGATGATGATGTTTTTGAACAAGACGAACATTTTTATGTGCGTTTAAGTAATCCGTCGGATCCGGCAATACTAGCTGTGCCAAAAGTGGCCACTGTTATGATACTCGATGATGATCATGCGGGTATATTTGCCTTCAATCAGAAGACGCATGATTTTGCTGAATCTATTGGCACATACGATTTGAAGGTGCAACGTTATTCAGGTGCTCGCGGGAAGGTAATCATACCGTATTGGACAGAGGATGGTACTGGCAAGGCAGGCAAGGACTACGAACCAGTGCAGGGAGAGTTGGTGTTCGAAAATAACGAAACTGA
- the Calx gene encoding sodium/calcium exchanger Calx isoform X6 has product MALIMVNRQRSSRDCTILAIFCLLLVCTTTLRLVYGAETPNNGSINNLDAVGNKPNDDKVTRNTDVAGANSDVSAVAKAGGAGSGGGGDVADVGGDTPKANQNNNNDAVGSNDNGVVDGDDDDDDNGNADDANDGDNVTALSQHSGSSLQCKDGLVLKVWMPIDNVSTGDRVARGLVYFLAMTYLFIGVSIVSDRFMAAIEVITSKEKEVVIKKKGGETQVVVVRVWNETVANLTLMALGSSAPEILLSVIEMFQKGFEAGDLGPGTIVGSAAYNLFVIIALCIAVIPNGQVRKIKHLRVFIVTAAWSLFAYVWLYLILAQISPGRVEVWEGLLTFIFFPTTVLTAYIADRRLLIYKYLDKNYRMNKRGVIVSAEGDAVLEMNRHESIKELAENEEMKDFEDARREYISTLKELRKKYPQSDLEQLEMMAQEQLINRGPKSRAFYRIQATRKMMGSGNIMRKVQERALTDLNEVKAQLQRVEVEAEDDDTTVRICFEPGHYTVMESCGEFELRVVRRGDLSGYTTVDYQTEDGSAEAGSDYIGKKGVLTFPPGVDEQRFKIEVIDDDVFEQDEHFYVRLSNPSDPAILAVPKVATVMILDDDHAGIFAFNQKTHDFAESIGTYDLKVQRYSGARGKVIIPYWTEDGTGKAGKDYEPVQGELVFENNETEKFIPLGIIEEGSYEKDVLFYVNIGEPIIAPDNAVPTMNFSKVYKNIIVFFYLFCSAIEFKLVNVP; this is encoded by the coding sequence ATGGCGCTAATTATGGTAAATAGACAGCGATCCAGTCGCGATTGCACTATTTTGGCGATCTTCTGTCTGCTCTTGGTGTGCACAACAACGCTTAGACTTGTCTACGGCGCTGAGACGCCGAACAACGGTAGCATCAATAATTTGGATGCCGTTGGCAACAAACCAAATGATGATAAAGTGACTCGTAATACGGACGTGGCGGGGGCAAACTCGGACGTGAGTGCTGTTGCTAAAGCCGGCGGTGCCGGTAGTGGTGGTGGAGGCGACGTGGCAGACGTTGGCGGTGACACACCGAAAGCAAAtcagaataataataatgatgctGTTGGTAGCAATGATAACGGTGTtgttgatggtgatgatgatgatgatgataatggTAATGCTGATGATGCTAATGATGGCGATAATGTTACCGCCTTGTCGCAGCACAGCGGCAGTTCATTGCAATGCAAAGACGGTCTGGTGCTTAAAGTTTGGATGCCAATTGACAATGTGAGTACCGGCGATCGCGTTGCGCGGGGCCTTGTGTACTTCCTGGCGATGACGTATTTGTTCATTGGCGTTTCAATTGTGTCAGATCGTTTTATGGCGGCGATTGAAGTGATCACGTCCAAGGAGAAGGAGGTAGTTATCAAGAAAAAGGGCGGCGAAACACAGGTGGTTGTGGTGCGCGTCTGGAACGAGACCGTTGCCAATTTGACGCTGATGGCGTTGGGTTCCAGCGCGCCGGAGATACTCTTGTCCGTTATTGAAATGTTTCAGAAGGGTTTTGAAGCTGGCGATTTGGGTCCGGGCACAATTGTCGGCTCGGCCGCTTATAACCTATTTGTCATTATTGCCCTTTGTATTGCCGTCATACCGAATGGTCAAGTGCGCAAGATCAAACATCTTCGGGTATTCATTGTAACGGCCGCTTGGTCTCTGTTTGCCTACGTTTGGTTGTACTTGATCTTGGCGCAGATTTCACCGGGGCGCGTCGAAGTCTGGGAGGGTCTATTGACATTCATTTTCTTCCCCACTACCGTGCTGACGGCTTATATAGCCGACAGACGTTTGTTGATTTATAAATATCTTGACAAGAACTATCGCATGAATAAGCGAGGCGTTATTGTGAGCGCCGAGGGCGACGCCGTACTTGAGATGAATCGTCATGAAAGCATCAAGGAGCTGGCCGAGAATGAAGAGATGAAAGACTTCGAGGATGCACGACGTGAATACATTTCAACGCTGAAAGAACTGCGTAAGAAGTACCCACAAAGCGATCTGGAGCAATTAGAAATGATGGCACAGGAGCAATTGATTAATCGAGGCCCCAAATCACGCGCTTTCTATCGCATACAAGCCACCCGTAAGATGATGGGCAGCGGCAATATAATGCGCAAAGTGCAGGAGCGTGCTCTCACCGATCTCAATGAGGTGAAAGCACAGCTGCAGCGCGTCGAAGTGGAGGCCGAAGACGATGATACGACGGTACGCATCTGCTTCGAGCCCGGCCACTACACTGTCATGGAGAGTTGTGGTGAATTTGAGTTGCGCGTTGTGCGTCGCGGTGATTTATCCGGTTATACGACCGTCGATTATCAAACCGAAGATGGTTCCGCCGAAGCCGGTAGCGATTATATTGGTAAGAAGGGTGTACTCACATTTCCGCCGGGTGTCGATGAGCAACGCTTCAAAATTGAAGTTATCGATGATGATGTTTTTGAACAAGACGAACATTTTTATGTGCGTTTAAGTAATCCGTCGGATCCGGCAATACTAGCTGTGCCAAAAGTGGCCACTGTTATGATACTCGATGATGATCATGCGGGTATATTTGCCTTCAATCAGAAGACGCATGATTTTGCTGAATCTATTGGCACATACGATTTGAAGGTGCAACGTTATTCAGGTGCTCGCGGGAAGGTAATCATACCGTATTGGACAGAGGATGGTACTGGCAAGGCAGGCAAGGACTACGAACCAGTGCAGGGAGAGTTGGTGTTCGAAAATAACGAAACTGA